Sequence from the Melioribacteraceae bacterium genome:
CTCAGACGATATTTACAAGGACGGCAAACCGAACAAAGAAATCTATGCCTATGTATTGAAGGACCGTTCGGACTGTTTTAATGGAAAGATCTTCCTATTCCCGACGTTCAAGAATTTCAAACCGATTATTGATTTTATCCAGGGCTTACCGGTAGGGGAGATAGCAGAAGAAACCGCAGGAAATATCATCCCCACTGAAAAAGAGTATTACGAACGTCAGCTAATGAAGAAAATCGAGTCGGAAAAAATCGAAGCGGTTTTTGAACTTAATAATCTCGGCTCTCCGCGCTCTGCAGACGAAAAGAAGTTAAAGACGATGATCATTCAGAAGATCTTCGGCACCACCAGCAAGACCGAAATTGAAAAGCTTGACGGACCAAAACTGAATTTCCTGCGTCAGGAACTCGAGGAATTTTTCACAGAATACAATACCCGGGAAGACAAAGCGGAATTTATTGAAAGCTATAACAAGGTCGTTGCAGCTTAATAATTTAACCAAAACTCAACCGCCGGGACACTCCGGCGATAGTCTATTTATAAAATTATATAGCTTACTTAAAAAAGAGGGGACATCCTGCAGGTTTTTTGCAGAGGGCATTCACTGTGCAGGATGTCCCTGAGGGGTTTTGAGGGTTGAATAGGTGCTTCATTCTAAAATCATTTTTTATTTATAAACTCAATTCCGGTTCTCATTTAATAGATATTTTACAGAATTCATTAATACGTTATTTGGCACTGGCTTGGTAACAAATAGATCTATTCCTGAATCCATCGCCGTTTTCCTGTCCTTTAAAAATGCATGCGCTGTAAAACAGAGAATTGGAGTGCTTTGATATGTGGAAGATTGCCTGAAATTTTTAGTCAACTCTAATCCCGAAATCCCACCCTTTATCGAGATATCCAGAATTATTATATCAAATCCTTTGCCTGATGTCCCTTCATAAAAATCTTCTGCGGATTCAAAGGTCTCTATCTCAAATTCCTTATGAAAAAGTCTGTATAATACTTTCTGTGTAAGGTAATCGTCCTCTATGATTAACATCCTCTTCATTTTTCCATTTCTCTTTAATTACTCCAATTTATTTATCACTCTCTTGTTGAAATGTTACTTTAAATGTCGATCCCATTCCTTTCTTGCTCTTTACTTCAATTGTTGCATCGTTATATTCGCAGTACTTCTTTACTAGCGATAAACCTAATCCGTTTCCGTCAAATGACCTGCTGTATCCCTGCTCCTCTTGACTAAATGGCTCAAAAAGTCTCTTCTGAAATTCCTCGCTTATTCCAATCCCCGAATCCTTTACCAATACATAAACATTCCCTTTGGTGTTTCTATTGGCCTCAATTTGAATCTCGCCTTCCTTTGTATATTTAATCCCGTTGTCAATCAGGTTTGCAAATATCTGTGTTATCGCGTACTCATCACCGTGTATTTTTAATCCTTCTTTTATTGGATTAAATGTAAGTTGTAAATTCTTGATTTTTGCAAAAAGACGGTGCTCGTCTACTAATTTCTGCAATAACAGATTTATATTAACTTCTTCTTTATTTAATCTGTATATGCCGGTTTGAATCTCGGCTGAGTTTAATATTAAACTTATCGTTCTAATTATT
This genomic interval carries:
- a CDS encoding response regulator, with the protein product MKRMLIIEDDYLTQKVLYRLFHKEFEIETFESAEDFYEGTSGKGFDIIILDISIKGGISGLELTKNFRQSSTYQSTPILCFTAHAFLKDRKTAMDSGIDLFVTKPVPNNVLMNSVKYLLNENRN